TTTTGAGCCACTTACCTCTTAGCAGCCACAGACCTACACCAGCATTTCCACAGTGTTCCAGGAATGTCACCCCTCTGGGTTGTCCACTATTGGAAGACAGTGGGTGGGTGAGTGGTGAGCCTTGCTACTGAAAGTAGGGAAGGAGAAATTGTCAGGGGGGCAGGCGGAAAGCAGATTTGGTATAGAGAACACTTGGAAAGTGAGGATCTGCAAATTGATTCCCTTAAAACTCCTGTGCCCTAGAGATACCCCACTCCAATTAGGGGACCATTGATCCTCTCATCCAGTATCCAGAATCCAGACTTCTTGTGCCCATAAACATGTTATGCTTCTTTCTACTTATGCTTTTCCCCATGTTCTCCTACTCTCctttcttacttatttattttttatttattttaagggccatctcaaatcccagctcctactcaatgtttcccttttttctgaATTCCTACTGCACTTAGAGTTTGAACCTCACTTCCAATCCCTGAAATATGCATCATGTTATACTGGCAGCTTTGTTTCATAACACTTTAAATAGACTATAATGAAGTTCCCTGCAATAAAGTTTGGTGTACTTGCAAAAGATGAACTTTGATGTTGGATAGCGCATAAGCTacaggagggcagggactctaTTTTGTTCTGTGCCATATagccagcacctagcacaatacctggcatataataagagcttaataaataatttgttgaataaatgaatgaacttgaGTTTGAATCTTAGCTACTTCATCACTTTTAAGCTGCATGACACCCACTCATTCATTTTAGAATTTGTTCCtcataaattcattcaacaaacatttgttggatGCCTACTAGGAGCCAAGCACTGTACTAGGCTCTGAGGACATAAGTTGAAGAAGATATGTCTCAAGGAACTCAAGCATCTAGTTATAGGGGCTGTTACATGATGTAAGTTGGAAAGGACAGCCAGAGTGCAggcccagaggaagaaaaaggagagagctgCTAGTAGATCTATAGAGCAGAGGCATAGGAGGCCCTCCTGGGCCAAATCATCATGGACCTCATATGCCACGTATGGGAATGTGAACTTGACTGTCCAGGGTACCACTGAGAGACTGGAAGGTGGGAAGAGTCAAGAACAAGTCTGCATTTTAGAAAACCCATtggggcaggtgtggggagaAGGGTTAGCAGGGAGATCTGCTTACTGCTCTTATCCAGTTGGGAGTGATGAGAGCCAGAGTGAGGCAGTGGCCATGAGACATGGCTCCAAGGAGGTAGATTTGTCAGTGACGAAGAAAATCCAATCAGCTGGACTTGGAGACTGTTTAGATATGGGGCAAGACGGAGAAGGAGTAAAGGTATGCAGGCAGCTAGAGGATACAAAGGTCTCAGCCATGGCAGTAGGCATGGGGCTAAAGAGGAAGGATAGATGTGAGcatatgaaagaaagagaatctaCTGGATTTGGTGATGATGGGTTTTGCACAAGGGtgatgagagggagggagcaagtCATCCTACATTTCCATGTCTCTGTCCTAAGTAACAAGATCAGTGAGTCAGATGATAAGGGAAGAGAAGCAAGTTTGGAAGGCTCTGGGCAAGTTaactgacctctctgagcttctgtttctccacatgtaaaatgagaataataataataatatccacctCTCAGGGTTgccatgagaattaaataatctGGGAAATTTCAGGGcatagagtagatgctcaataaacacttttaGGCAATACTAATAACAGTGATTGCTCACATGCCTAgtacttaatcctcataaccctATAAGGTATGTATATTATTATCCTGATTTTACCAACAGGggaactaaagcacagagaggtgaagaaacttgaccaaagtcacccggctagtaagtggtagagtgTACTTCCCTAGTCGCTGCACTACACCTTACTCCTTCGGGGACCTGTAACCGGACTTGAGGGAGGAAATGCCAGGAAAGATGGACAGCAGACTGATCAATGGTTCATTCCAAGGgcagtttttatttgaaaatgtgccTCCACAACTTGGTGGCAGTCTAGGGGCAGATGGCCCCTGGCTTGCTTGTTTAGTCTCTTTCCAGCCCAGGGCACGGGGTCCTTGGACTTAAGGCACTGGGTCAGGTTCTTAAGGATCAACATCCCAGACAGCCTCAGTggtctggggcctggggctggtgACACAAATGAAGGTTTCATTCTGGGCTGTTAATGGTTGGAGGGCCTGGGCCCCTGACACCAGGACCTTAGCTTCCTCTTCTGCAGAGGCCATTGTCACCCAGAGGCCAGCTGTGGCCAGGTCCTGGTGGGCCTGAGTTTGGGGGAAAAGGGGCTAGCAGAGGCTAATTTTCTGTTGCTGGGTCCAGTTTATCTTCCTGAGGAGTGAAAGTCGAGATGGGAGCCTCATCCCCCCCACCTTGAGGGACTTCTGCAGCTCTCTGCTGCTGGGCAAGGCCATCCTATTGCCCCTGGATGCCCAGCAGGTCAGGTGCTTTAGGAAAGAGTCGCAGCGTGCAAGTAGAGAGGGCTGGAAGCCTGCGACAGAGCTGCTGGTGGTGGGACGTCTGCCTGGCAGAGGAAAGGCGGGTATgtaaggaggaaggagaaagctgCTGTAAAGGTGGGAAGTTGAGGGCCTGCCTCAGACCTTGGCAGAGAGGCGGACCTCCTGACCTTCAGTCCTAGGTGGCTCCATAGACGTGGAGGTGCCTCTTTCacccttccttttccctccctacTCCAGGGAAAGCTCCGGGGTCTACCTCTTCTCACCTCCAGGCTCAGCTGGATGCACAAGCCGGCCCACCTGGACATTCCAGTGTTTCCCATTGGTGCTGGCCTGGTGCGCCTTCCACTGGGAGCCTTTTGGGTGAGAGCCGGAGGAGTGGGTCAGAGCCACCACCCAAGACAGGGTGTCTTGACCTTTTCAGGTTCACAGGCCCCTTAGAATCTGACAAAGATTATTGATCATCTCCCTAGAAAGACTCACATAGGTTCATAAAGAGTTATGTATATGAAGAGAGTTGATGTCCAATTTCAGGGGATACACGGACCCCAAAGGGTCAAAACTAATCATCACTATGGCTTCCATTCACTAAGCAGCTAAGATGTGCTAAGTATgcttattatcttatttaacctcCAGAGCAGAAGTTAACAACAAACAAGTGCAAAAGAGGGTAAGTGTCTTGCCCAGGGACACACGCTGGGCTCTAAACCTCTGTACCGCACCACCTCTCCAGGACCCAATGCAAACCCCTCTGCTCCGATGTTCACACAGCCATTAGCAGGGTTGGAAGATGGAATCATAGAGGACCTTCTCTTTCTATGTCACGTATTtctgtgtttgaattttttacaatGGCCATGCAAGccaacaaagcaaaataaaattaatcaatattaataaaacaaaagatagaaaatgtttttaaaaagaagaaccccTCTTTTATGGAGATTTGGGCTCCAAGGAGTAGACTAAAACACAGGCATAGCAAAGTAGGTAACTTGGAAGGGTAGGAGGAAAAATTTTGCCcagattaataataatgataaaaatagcagCTAATATCTCTTCAGCAGTTTACACATACTCAATATCACATATTATCTCGTTCTATCTTCACAATAATGTTGTTATCGCTCCCCTTTCCCAGATGAGGGGCTTGAAACTGGGAGAAGTTCGgcaattttcccaagatcacacagccaggcgACGACAGAGCCAGGGTTTGAGGGAAGGTCCAGAGCCCGTGCTCACCACGCTCACCCACCAGCCTCCCTGCTATCCCGCCCCAGGTGCCCCCTCCACGTGCCCCGCAGTGCCATCTCCTGCTgaggacttcattcctttttatagccgaataatattccattgtgcagatatatcacattttgtttacccattcattcatttatggatgctgggttgtttccatctttctgctactgtgaataatgctgctatgaacatccatgcACAAGTCTCTGAGTGACATGTTTATGCTAACAGAACTTCAATCATAGAGGTgtggtgaggatcaaatgagaaaatacttttaGTTGTTATGACAATTATAATTATACTAGTCACTCCCTTGCTAGAACCAGCTTTAGTTACAATTATAACATATAGTAATAAATATTAAGGCTGGTGCAAGGAAGGGGGTGACTTGAGCCCCTTTTCCCCATGTAACATGTGTTCACTGATCATTATCTGACCAAGTCAGGCTGTCAGAAAGGCATCAGATCAGGAAACTCTGACATGAAGGAACTCCCCAGACCCTCACCTGGAGCTAGCTAGTTGGCCAGCCCAGCGGATCTCTGGAGAAAGGGGAGCATCCCTGCTCCCATtgacctggctctgcctcttgcaCAAGCCCAGGCCTCCATGCAGGCTGAGATggagctgaaggaggaggaggttgcccagcagcagcatcacatccaggagctggaggagatgcAGCAGAGGCTTCAGGAGGCCCTGCAACTGGAGGTGAAAGCTCAGCGGGACGAGGAGGCTGTGTGCCTAGCCCAAACCAGGTAGGGCTGAGGGATCCCTTTTGGTTCCCCTTCCTAATTCCCCTACCGTCCCACTTGCTGAGCACCTGCAAGGTGCCTCGGCTCTGGAGATGACGCGGTGCTTTTCCTGCAgactgctggaggaggaggaggagaagctgaagcagctgctgcagctgaaggaggagcaggagcgcTACCTCCAGCGGGCGGGCAAGGCAGGAGAAGCCAGAGCCGAAGCTTGCATTTGGCCTCACacgtctctttctttttttggttctaATCTGTATCCGTttgctgtaataaaccataactaTCACTATAACAGCTTTTATGGGTCCCATGACCCAGTCTTCCTAGTGAATCATGGAACTTGAGGGTGGTATTGGGACCTTCAGACCACACACTCTGGTGAGTATGTCTGCTCATTGActagaagccagagaaaaagtcACAGTCAGTGTTGTGCCTGCATTCAGCACTGTATGCAGTCAGCCTTGTAGCTGTAacacatttccatttttcaagacaaaaaagaaaggctCATCTTCGACTCCTTTGTACACCATTGGTCAAAAGTGAATAGATAATTCCTTCGGGCTTAACACAGCTGAAAGTCCCACGTGGGGAAGAAaagattgtttttctctccagaaataaGACTCCCTTGGGCCACAGAGGAAGGCTCAGAGGACAAGAGGA
Above is a genomic segment from Equus przewalskii isolate Varuska chromosome 26, EquPr2, whole genome shotgun sequence containing:
- the LOC139079729 gene encoding differentially expressed in FDCP 6 homolog, which produces MQAEMELKEEEVAQQQHHIQELEEMQQRLQEALQLEVKAQRDEEAVCLAQTRLLEEEEEKLKQLLQLKEEQERYLQRAGKAGEARAEACIWPHTSLSFFGSNLYPFAVINHNYHYNSFYGSHDPVFLVNHGT